The proteins below are encoded in one region of Clostridium pasteurianum DSM 525 = ATCC 6013:
- a CDS encoding D-2-hydroxyacid dehydrogenase has protein sequence MLRILANDGMEKKTIEILEKKGFEVLSGHLDGDDLLKEVKNIDCLIVRSATKVRKDLIDIAASTGRLKLIIRGGVGIDNIDAAYAIEKGIQVNNTPNASSISVAEMTFGHMLSVSRKIYLSNVTMREGKWEKKKYQGTELYGRTLGLIGFGRIAREVAKRAVAFGMKVMYYDICTAENTGECICATKDGILRESDFISLHIPYKKGEPYVIGEKEFQIIKKGAYIINCARGGVIDENALVKALDEGKIAGAALDVFEKEPPANELIIKNPKISLTPHIGAATVEAQERIGDEIVNIIDKFFNNKN, from the coding sequence ATGTTAAGGATATTGGCAAATGACGGAATGGAAAAAAAGACAATAGAAATTTTAGAGAAAAAAGGATTTGAAGTTTTATCTGGTCATTTAGACGGTGATGATCTTTTAAAAGAAGTAAAGAATATAGATTGCTTAATAGTAAGATCTGCTACAAAGGTTAGAAAAGATCTTATAGACATAGCTGCAAGTACTGGTAGACTTAAACTTATAATAAGAGGTGGAGTTGGAATTGATAATATAGATGCAGCTTATGCTATAGAGAAGGGGATACAGGTTAATAATACTCCAAATGCCAGCAGTATATCTGTTGCAGAAATGACTTTTGGTCATATGCTTTCAGTTTCAAGAAAAATTTATTTATCTAATGTTACTATGAGAGAGGGAAAATGGGAAAAGAAAAAGTATCAAGGAACTGAATTGTACGGAAGAACTTTAGGGCTTATAGGATTCGGAAGAATTGCAAGGGAAGTTGCAAAAAGAGCTGTAGCCTTTGGTATGAAAGTTATGTATTATGATATATGTACTGCAGAAAATACAGGAGAATGTATTTGTGCTACTAAAGATGGAATTCTAAGAGAATCAGATTTTATATCACTGCACATTCCCTATAAAAAAGGGGAACCTTATGTTATTGGAGAAAAGGAATTTCAAATAATTAAAAAAGGTGCCTATATAATAAATTGTGCTAGAGGCGGAGTTATTGATGAAAATGCATTAGTTAAAGCTCTAGATGAGGGTAAAATAGCTGGAGCTGCTTTAGATGTTTTTGAAAAAGAACCTCCTGCTAATGAACTTATAATAAAAAATCCAAAGATTTCTTTAACTCCTCATATAGGGGCTGCTACAGTAGAAGCCCAAGAGAGAATTGGGGACGAAATAGTAAACATTATTGATAAATTTTTTAACAATAAAAACTGA
- a CDS encoding DUF1015 domain-containing protein, translated as MAKIKAFKALRPKNTLVEKVAALPYDVMNYEEAKEMVKGNPYSFLHIDRAEIDLEENINPYDPKVYEQAKNNLNNFIDKKIFIREDKSSIYIYRQIMNGKIQTGIVCCTAIDDYINGIIKKHEFTREDKEKDRINHVDTCNANTGPIFLTYKKNIGISNIVELETKKSPIYNFNTEDKITHIIWIIEDEKVIEKLINLFEDVDSLYIADGHHRAEAAVKVGINRRKENKNYKDEEFNYFLSVLYPDEELKIFDYNRVVKDLNGLNLDQFLNLVSKDFEIEKLVDNESFKPNERHTFGMYLENSWYKLKAKKGTFNNKDVVESLDVSILQNNLLSPILGISDPRKDSRIDFVGGIRGLSALIKRVNEDMKIAFSMYPTTIEELMKIADEGKVMPPKSTWFEPKIRSGIFIHTLD; from the coding sequence GTGGCTAAAATTAAGGCATTTAAGGCATTAAGACCTAAAAATACCTTGGTAGAAAAGGTAGCAGCTCTTCCTTACGATGTTATGAATTATGAAGAAGCCAAGGAAATGGTGAAAGGTAACCCCTATTCCTTTCTTCATATAGATAGGGCGGAAATAGATCTTGAAGAGAATATTAATCCTTATGATCCAAAGGTATATGAGCAAGCAAAAAATAATTTAAATAATTTTATAGATAAAAAGATCTTTATAAGAGAAGATAAATCAAGCATATATATTTATAGGCAAATTATGAATGGAAAAATACAAACTGGAATTGTATGTTGTACGGCTATAGATGATTATATAAATGGTATTATAAAAAAACATGAGTTTACTAGAGAAGATAAAGAAAAGGATAGAATAAATCATGTTGATACTTGTAATGCTAATACAGGACCTATATTTTTAACTTATAAAAAGAATATAGGAATAAGTAATATAGTTGAATTGGAAACGAAGAAATCTCCAATATATAATTTTAATACAGAAGATAAAATTACTCATATTATATGGATTATAGAAGATGAAAAGGTGATAGAAAAATTAATTAATCTGTTTGAAGATGTAGATTCATTATATATTGCAGACGGTCATCATAGAGCTGAAGCTGCTGTAAAAGTGGGTATAAATAGAAGAAAAGAAAACAAAAATTATAAAGATGAAGAATTTAATTATTTTCTTTCAGTTTTATATCCTGACGAGGAATTGAAAATTTTTGATTATAATAGAGTAGTTAAAGATTTAAATGGATTAAATTTAGATCAATTTTTAAATTTAGTATCTAAAGATTTTGAAATAGAAAAGTTAGTAGATAATGAGTCTTTTAAACCTAATGAAAGGCATACTTTTGGGATGTATCTAGAAAATTCATGGTATAAGTTAAAAGCGAAAAAAGGAACTTTCAATAATAAGGATGTTGTAGAATCTTTAGATGTATCTATTCTTCAAAATAATTTATTATCACCTATATTAGGTATAAGTGATCCAAGAAAAGATTCAAGAATTGATTTTGTTGGTGGTATAAGAGGATTAAGTGCTTTGATAAAGAGAGTAAATGAAGATATGAAAATTGCTTTTTCCATGTATCCTACAACTATAGAAGAACTTATGAAAATTGCAGATGAAGGAAAGGTTATGCCTCCAAAATCTACATGGTTTGAACCTAAAATACGAAGTGGAATATTTATACACACTCTGGATTAG
- the serS gene encoding serine--tRNA ligase yields the protein MLDLKRIRTNPEEIKKLLTNRGEDFDLADIDKVVELDEKRRKILVEVENFKGKRNKESAEIAKLKRAGENADNLVADMKKLSEEIKTLDAEVVKVDEELEYIMMRIPNIPHESVPEGKSDEDNVEIRKWGEPRKFDFELKAHWDIGKDLDILDFERAGKVAGSRFTFYKGLGARLERSIISYFLDTHVEKHGYTEILPPYMVNRNSMTGTGQLPKFEEDAFKVENNGFFLIPTAEVPVTNLFRDETLKGEELPIKFAAYSACFRSEAGSAGRDTRGLVRQHQFNKVELVKFAKPEQSYEELEKLTADAEEVLQILGLPYRVIRICKGDLGFTAALKYDIEVWMPSYNRYVEISSCSNFEDFQSRRANIRYKESPKDKPQFVHTLNGSGVAVGRTVAAVLENYQNEDGTVTIPEILRTYMGGRDLIK from the coding sequence ATGTTAGATTTAAAAAGAATAAGAACAAATCCAGAAGAAATAAAAAAATTACTTACCAATAGAGGTGAAGATTTTGATTTAGCTGATATTGATAAAGTAGTTGAATTAGATGAAAAAAGAAGAAAAATTCTTGTAGAGGTTGAAAATTTTAAGGGTAAGAGAAATAAAGAGTCAGCAGAAATAGCAAAGTTAAAAAGAGCTGGTGAGAATGCTGATAATCTTGTGGCTGATATGAAAAAGCTTTCTGAAGAAATAAAAACTTTAGATGCAGAAGTAGTTAAAGTTGATGAAGAATTAGAATATATAATGATGAGAATTCCTAACATACCTCATGAGAGTGTACCAGAAGGCAAGTCTGATGAGGATAATGTTGAAATAAGAAAATGGGGAGAGCCAAGAAAGTTTGATTTTGAATTAAAAGCTCATTGGGATATCGGTAAAGACCTTGATATATTAGATTTTGAAAGAGCTGGAAAAGTAGCTGGTTCAAGATTTACATTTTATAAAGGTCTTGGTGCAAGACTTGAAAGATCTATTATAAGTTACTTTTTAGATACACACGTTGAAAAGCATGGGTATACTGAAATATTACCACCATATATGGTAAATAGAAATAGTATGACTGGAACTGGTCAGTTACCTAAATTTGAAGAAGATGCATTTAAGGTTGAAAATAATGGATTTTTCTTAATTCCTACAGCAGAAGTGCCAGTTACTAATTTATTTAGAGATGAAACATTAAAAGGGGAAGAGCTTCCTATAAAATTTGCTGCCTATAGTGCTTGTTTTAGATCAGAAGCAGGTTCTGCGGGAAGAGATACTAGAGGGCTTGTTCGTCAACATCAGTTTAATAAGGTTGAATTAGTTAAGTTTGCAAAACCAGAACAATCTTATGAAGAACTTGAAAAACTTACAGCAGATGCAGAAGAGGTTTTACAAATTTTAGGCCTTCCTTATAGGGTGATTAGAATATGTAAAGGTGATTTAGGATTTACTGCTGCATTAAAGTATGATATTGAAGTTTGGATGCCAAGCTACAACAGATATGTAGAAATATCAAGCTGTAGTAATTTTGAAGATTTTCAATCAAGACGTGCTAATATAAGATATAAAGAAAGTCCTAAAGATAAACCTCAATTTGTTCATACACTTAATGGTTCTGGAGTTGCAGTTGGTAGAACTGTAGCGGCAGTCCTTGAAAATTATCAAAATGAGGATGGCACTGTAACTATACCTGAAATATTAAGAACTTATATGGGTGGTAGGGATTTAATAAAATAG
- a CDS encoding ABC transporter permease, which yields MKLVDCIKMAFSDLNKRKLRTTLTCFGIGVGALLVIVMAGLGQGIQTISNDQIKQVDSFRTISLNNSGNDSKIKKIDIDNLNKFKNINGVSEITASIDTRATEINLENKTAKNVDIVGNNLDFSIFTTGEKNEIKADKKKVKKYGSNPIIAGRIIEKNDSNSILIGQGLLNKLGIKDYKSIIGNTMEIKVSFPKIEGLPQKDPLVLKVEISGVVNKAFKNGGNIITASDELASKVQDYYMNSTDYLNKKGYTNAQIEANSMDNVSKVDDSIKKSGYTTQSQISYVNQMNNMMTIVKVLLTAAGVIVLLVASIGVINTMSMAVYEKTKSIGIMKAQGASRKNIRRMFVVQSGSLGFIGAAFGSIIALIIGTIVDKVLVMKQIAGFEEGMKIIDIRLSTIVFTILFTIVVAMIAGIIPARKAAKLNPVDSLRFE from the coding sequence ATGAAATTAGTTGATTGTATAAAAATGGCTTTTAGTGACCTTAATAAAAGAAAATTGCGTACTACTCTTACCTGCTTTGGTATAGGAGTTGGTGCTCTTCTTGTAATTGTAATGGCAGGACTTGGTCAAGGCATTCAGACCATAAGCAATGATCAAATAAAACAAGTAGATTCTTTTAGAACCATATCCTTAAATAATTCTGGAAATGATTCTAAGATTAAAAAGATAGATATTGACAATCTCAATAAATTTAAAAATATAAATGGAGTTTCAGAAATAACAGCATCTATAGATACTAGAGCTACAGAAATTAATCTAGAAAATAAGACAGCTAAAAATGTTGACATAGTAGGTAATAATTTAGATTTTTCTATATTTACCACAGGAGAAAAAAATGAGATTAAAGCTGATAAGAAAAAAGTTAAAAAATATGGTTCTAATCCTATTATTGCAGGAAGGATTATAGAAAAAAATGATAGTAATTCTATACTCATAGGTCAAGGCTTATTAAATAAACTTGGAATAAAAGATTATAAAAGTATCATTGGAAATACTATGGAAATAAAAGTTAGTTTTCCCAAAATAGAAGGCTTACCCCAAAAAGATCCTCTTGTTTTAAAAGTAGAAATATCCGGCGTTGTTAATAAGGCTTTTAAAAATGGTGGAAATATAATTACTGCATCAGATGAATTGGCTTCAAAAGTTCAAGATTACTATATGAATTCAACAGATTATTTGAATAAAAAAGGTTATACCAATGCACAAATTGAAGCTAATTCTATGGACAATGTTTCTAAAGTAGATGATTCTATCAAAAAATCAGGTTATACAACCCAATCTCAAATCAGCTATGTAAACCAAATGAATAATATGATGACTATAGTTAAAGTTCTTTTAACAGCTGCGGGAGTAATAGTTCTTTTAGTTGCATCTATAGGTGTTATCAATACAATGTCTATGGCTGTATATGAAAAGACTAAATCCATAGGAATTATGAAAGCACAGGGAGCCTCAAGAAAAAATATAAGGAGAATGTTTGTAGTACAATCTGGAAGTCTCGGTTTTATAGGTGCAGCTTTTGGCAGCATAATAGCCTTAATAATAGGAACTATTGTTGATAAGGTACTTGTTATGAAACAAATAGCTGGATTTGAAGAAGGTATGAAAATCATAGATATAAGATTATCTACTATAGTATTTACAATATTATTTACAATTGTAGTTGCCATGATTGCAGGCATTATTCCTGCTAGAAAAGCAGCAAAATTAAACCCCGTAGACTCTTTAAGATTTGAATAA
- a CDS encoding ABC transporter permease: MKFNDGLKLASRDLSRRKLRTFLTSLAIAVGIMLIVTLVSLGTSGENLILSKFQNNASLKKVTVINMKYFDMENTDFSELDMDSMYKKIDATAIQKFSNISGVTEIKATITNPIKSIKIDNTESKNDTKIVGLYNNNSIFSNDSIQSVRKDNNNNNLNPIVAGRNLNNSDKNSILIGKNYLNSMGIKDYKSIIGKDITIIENKTENPNITISPLEVKVKVIGIINDKFETKDTLVTSIDVANKIKSYYSLQENYIDNIGYEAVDLHSKDMNDISHISNSIKSLGYYSSSYQEMVDQIKNSFKIIKVILAVLGLIVLFVASVGTINTMIMVIYERTKSIGIMKSIGANRNNIHSIFLMQSGIIGFIGGIFGLIFSVININIIQLALKLFLQSKDIKETINFAIPSWLLLGALAFSILISIIAGIYPSIKASKMDPVKALNS, translated from the coding sequence ATGAAATTTAACGATGGATTAAAATTAGCATCAAGGGATCTTAGTAGAAGAAAGCTGAGAACATTTCTTACTTCCCTTGCAATTGCAGTTGGTATTATGCTTATAGTTACTCTTGTTAGTCTTGGAACTTCTGGAGAAAATCTTATTTTAAGTAAATTTCAAAATAACGCTTCTCTAAAAAAAGTAACTGTTATAAATATGAAATATTTCGATATGGAAAACACTGATTTCTCAGAATTAGATATGGATTCAATGTATAAAAAAATTGATGCTACAGCAATACAAAAATTTTCTAATATATCTGGAGTAACTGAAATAAAAGCTACTATAACTAATCCTATTAAAAGTATTAAAATAGATAATACTGAAAGCAAAAATGATACCAAAATAGTAGGTTTATATAATAATAATAGTATTTTTAGTAATGATTCAATTCAATCTGTAAGAAAAGATAATAATAACAATAATTTAAATCCTATAGTAGCAGGAAGAAATTTAAATAACTCCGATAAAAATTCAATACTTATAGGTAAAAATTATCTTAATAGTATGGGTATAAAAGATTATAAAAGCATTATTGGAAAAGATATAACCATAATTGAAAATAAAACAGAAAACCCCAATATAACTATTTCCCCACTTGAAGTTAAAGTAAAAGTAATTGGAATTATAAATGATAAATTTGAGACTAAAGATACCTTAGTTACATCAATTGATGTAGCCAATAAGATAAAAAGCTACTATTCTCTTCAAGAGAACTATATTGATAATATTGGATATGAAGCTGTAGATTTACATTCCAAAGATATGAATGATATATCACATATATCAAACTCAATAAAAAGTCTAGGGTACTATTCTTCAAGCTATCAAGAAATGGTAGATCAAATTAAAAATTCCTTTAAAATAATAAAAGTAATTCTAGCAGTTTTAGGCCTTATAGTATTATTTGTTGCATCAGTAGGTACTATAAATACTATGATAATGGTTATTTATGAAAGAACTAAATCTATAGGAATTATGAAATCTATAGGTGCAAATCGAAATAATATACACAGCATATTCTTAATGCAGTCAGGAATAATAGGATTTATAGGTGGTATATTTGGATTGATTTTTAGTGTTATAAACATAAATATTATTCAATTGGCATTAAAATTATTTCTCCAAAGTAAAGATATAAAAGAAACAATTAATTTTGCTATTCCTTCTTGGCTTTTACTAGGCGCCTTGGCATTTTCAATCTTGATATCTATAATAGCAGGTATTTATCCATCCATAAAGGCATCAAAAATGGATCCTGTAAAAGCATTAAACTCATAA
- a CDS encoding ABC transporter ATP-binding protein: MIEVKNVSKKYKMGKEIVTALNDVNITINDGEFVSIVGPSGSGKSTLMHLVGGLDTPTSGNVYVDGKDISKLKDKYMSKYRNETIGFVFQAFNLENTQTALENVMMPLIFAGVGGRERKEKAKKALEMVGLGDKIKHKPNEMSGGQRQRVSIARALVNEPKIIFADEPTGNLDSKNGELIMNLLKDLNKKGYTIIMVTHNMDEARNSKRVIKIKDGQVQEVSKDEI, from the coding sequence ATGATAGAAGTTAAAAATGTTTCAAAAAAATATAAAATGGGAAAGGAAATAGTTACTGCATTAAATGATGTGAATATAACCATAAATGATGGTGAATTTGTATCTATAGTAGGTCCTTCTGGTTCTGGTAAATCTACTCTTATGCATCTTGTAGGGGGCCTCGATACACCTACCTCTGGAAATGTTTATGTTGATGGTAAAGACATAAGTAAATTAAAAGATAAATATATGTCTAAATATAGAAATGAAACCATAGGCTTTGTATTTCAAGCCTTTAATCTTGAAAATACTCAAACAGCCCTAGAAAATGTTATGATGCCTCTTATCTTTGCAGGTGTAGGTGGAAGAGAAAGAAAAGAAAAGGCAAAAAAAGCTCTGGAAATGGTTGGATTAGGTGATAAGATTAAACATAAACCTAATGAAATGTCTGGTGGGCAGAGGCAAAGAGTAAGTATTGCAAGAGCCTTAGTAAATGAACCAAAAATAATTTTTGCTGATGAACCTACCGGAAATCTTGATTCTAAAAATGGCGAATTAATAATGAACTTGCTAAAGGATCTAAATAAAAAAGGTTATACTATAATTATGGTTACACATAACATGGATGAAGCTAGAAATTCCAAAAGAGTAATAAAAATAAAAGACGGACAAGTTCAGGAGGTATCAAAAGATGAAATTTAA
- a CDS encoding DUF5050 domain-containing protein, which produces MYCTKCGTKNPEDAKYCYECGVKLKNNNIVKDNYEVINNKIIKIYKSNENNRESKNIGAISKINEINNKTKRPEKSSLIHKLYKIKILPVNIMYKPSIIGIIIILAIILFLTYTVSYKLLVNNKSNNTEKVSIKSENLIDKAGNLPSNIINGGIISESNNWIYYNDSDGLYKMRSDGSSVINICNDNANYINVVRDYIYYVNVSDGNSIYKIKNDGTSRERILSTYAKSINILGDWIYYCKSTENGLNFRLYKIKKDGTNNVKLIDDSIIDGNFTIVNNLMYYKINSQDGGESLYSSKLDGSQQHKLCDNVDQFNINEKNIYYYTSINNSGLFKINLDGSNKVKLSDDVIDSINMSKDNIYYTVDQHINKILYSIDLNGKNKIKLSEANDFINLNTSKNLLFYMDNTSDNYSIKSIDISNISKVDDPQNKIDIKEKNGDFILPNSNTTKLKEEDLKNLTKDQLILARNELFARHGYIFNTPEFKEYFESKTWYHPNSSFNGELKDNIEKYNFNLIKKIEDSK; this is translated from the coding sequence ATGTACTGTACAAAATGTGGTACTAAAAATCCAGAAGATGCAAAATATTGTTATGAATGTGGTGTTAAATTAAAAAATAATAATATAGTAAAGGATAATTATGAAGTAATTAATAATAAAATAATAAAGATATATAAAAGTAATGAGAATAATAGAGAAAGTAAGAATATAGGTGCTATTTCAAAAATAAATGAAATTAATAATAAAACGAAGAGACCAGAAAAAAGTAGCCTTATACATAAATTGTATAAAATTAAAATATTGCCTGTAAATATAATGTATAAACCTAGTATCATAGGTATAATAATTATTTTAGCTATAATTTTATTTCTAACCTATACAGTAAGTTATAAATTATTAGTAAATAATAAGTCAAATAATACTGAAAAGGTTAGTATAAAAAGTGAAAATTTAATTGATAAAGCTGGTAATTTACCTAGTAATATTATAAATGGGGGAATCATATCAGAAAGCAATAATTGGATTTATTATAATGATTCAGATGGATTGTATAAGATGAGAAGTGATGGCTCATCAGTTATAAATATATGCAACGACAATGCTAATTATATAAATGTAGTACGCGATTATATTTATTATGTAAATGTATCTGATGGAAACTCAATATATAAAATAAAAAACGATGGTACTTCAAGAGAAAGGATACTTTCAACCTATGCAAAGAGCATTAATATTTTAGGGGATTGGATCTACTATTGCAAAAGTACTGAAAATGGATTGAATTTTAGATTATATAAGATAAAAAAAGATGGTACTAATAATGTTAAGCTAATTGATGATAGTATTATAGATGGAAATTTTACTATAGTAAATAATCTTATGTATTATAAAATTAATTCTCAAGATGGAGGGGAATCTCTATATAGTTCTAAGCTAGATGGTTCACAACAACATAAGTTATGTGATAATGTGGATCAATTTAATATCAATGAAAAAAATATATACTATTATACTTCCATAAATAATAGTGGATTATTTAAAATAAATTTAGATGGTAGTAATAAAGTTAAATTATCAGATGATGTTATAGATTCAATTAATATGAGTAAAGATAATATATATTACACGGTTGATCAACATATAAATAAAATTTTATATAGTATAGATCTAAATGGTAAAAATAAAATTAAATTATCTGAAGCTAATGATTTTATAAATTTAAATACATCAAAAAATTTGTTGTTTTATATGGACAATACTTCAGACAATTATTCTATAAAAAGTATAGATATTTCTAACATCTCAAAAGTTGATGATCCTCAAAATAAAATTGATATTAAAGAAAAGAATGGAGACTTTATTTTACCTAATAGCAATACAACAAAATTAAAAGAGGAAGATTTAAAAAATCTAACGAAGGATCAACTTATATTAGCAAGAAATGAACTTTTTGCAAGACATGGATATATATTTAATACGCCCGAATTTAAGGAATATTTTGAATCAAAAACATGGTATCATCCAAATTCGTCTTTTAATGGAGAACTTAAAGATAATATAGAAAAATATAATTTTAATTTAATTAAAAAAATTGAGGATTCAAAATAA
- a CDS encoding ferredoxin hydrogenase yields MKTIIINGVQFNTDEDTTILKFARDNNIDISALCFLNNCNNDINKCEICTVEVEGTGLVTACDTLIEDGMIINTNSDAVNEKIKSRISQLLDIHEFKCGPCNRRENCEFLKLVIKYKARASKPFLPKDKTEYVDERSKSLTVDRTKCLLCGRCVNACGKNTETYAMKFLNKNGKTIIGAEDEKCFDDTNCLLCGQCIIACPVAALSEKSHMDRVKNALNAPEKHVIVAMAPSVRASIGELFNMGFGVDVTGKIYTALRQLGFDKIFDINFGADMTIMEEATELVQRIENNGPFPMFTSCCPGWVRQAENYYPELLNNLSSAKSPQQIFGTASKTYYPSISGLDPKNVFTVTVMPCTSKKFEADRPQMEKDGLRDIDAVITTRELAKMIKDAKIPFAKLEDSEADPAMGEYSGAGAIFGATGGVMEAALRSAKDFAENAELEDIEYKQVRGLNGIKEAEVEINNNKYNVAVINGASNLFKFMKSGMINEKQYHFIEVMACHGGCVNGGGQPHVNPKDLEKVDIKKVRASVLYNQDEHLSKRKSHENTALVKMYQNYFGKPGEGRAHEILHFKYKK; encoded by the coding sequence ATGAAAACAATAATTATAAATGGTGTACAGTTTAATACTGATGAAGACACTACTATATTAAAATTTGCACGAGACAACAATATTGATATATCTGCACTGTGTTTTTTAAATAATTGTAATAATGACATAAATAAGTGTGAAATATGTACTGTAGAGGTAGAGGGTACTGGATTAGTAACAGCCTGTGATACATTAATTGAGGATGGTATGATTATAAACACAAATTCCGATGCTGTCAACGAAAAAATTAAATCTAGAATATCTCAATTATTAGACATACATGAATTCAAATGTGGTCCTTGCAATAGAAGAGAAAACTGTGAATTCTTAAAACTTGTTATAAAATATAAAGCAAGAGCTTCTAAACCATTTTTACCTAAAGATAAGACTGAATATGTAGATGAAAGAAGTAAATCATTAACTGTAGATAGGACAAAATGCTTATTATGTGGAAGATGTGTTAATGCCTGTGGAAAAAATACTGAAACCTATGCAATGAAATTTTTAAACAAAAATGGTAAAACTATAATTGGAGCAGAGGATGAAAAATGCTTTGATGATACTAATTGTCTATTATGTGGTCAATGTATAATCGCCTGTCCAGTAGCAGCATTATCGGAAAAATCACACATGGATAGAGTAAAAAATGCCTTAAATGCCCCTGAAAAACATGTAATAGTAGCTATGGCTCCATCTGTCAGAGCTTCTATAGGTGAACTTTTTAATATGGGATTTGGCGTTGACGTAACAGGAAAAATTTATACTGCTTTAAGACAGCTTGGATTTGATAAAATATTCGATATAAACTTCGGAGCAGATATGACAATTATGGAAGAGGCTACAGAATTAGTTCAAAGAATAGAGAATAATGGACCTTTCCCAATGTTTACATCTTGCTGCCCAGGTTGGGTAAGACAAGCTGAAAATTATTATCCTGAATTACTAAATAATCTTTCATCAGCTAAATCACCTCAACAAATTTTTGGTACTGCTAGTAAAACTTATTATCCTTCTATATCTGGTCTTGACCCAAAGAATGTATTTACTGTAACAGTTATGCCCTGTACTTCAAAAAAATTTGAAGCAGATAGACCACAAATGGAAAAAGACGGCCTAAGAGATATAGATGCTGTTATAACTACTCGAGAATTAGCAAAAATGATTAAAGATGCTAAAATACCATTTGCTAAACTTGAAGATAGCGAAGCAGACCCTGCTATGGGAGAATACAGCGGTGCTGGTGCCATATTTGGTGCAACTGGCGGAGTTATGGAAGCAGCTTTAAGAAGTGCAAAAGACTTTGCTGAAAACGCTGAACTTGAAGATATAGAATATAAGCAAGTTAGAGGATTAAATGGTATAAAAGAAGCTGAAGTAGAAATAAATAACAACAAATATAATGTAGCTGTTATAAATGGTGCTTCAAATTTATTTAAGTTTATGAAATCTGGTATGATTAACGAAAAACAATATCATTTCATAGAAGTAATGGCTTGTCATGGAGGATGTGTAAATGGTGGTGGACAGCCTCATGTAAACCCAAAAGATTTAGAAAAAGTAGACATAAAAAAAGTAAGAGCTTCTGTATTGTATAATCAGGATGAACATCTTTCCAAGAGAAAATCTCATGAAAATACTGCATTAGTTAAAATGTATCAAAATTATTTTGGCAAACCAGGTGAAGGTCGTGCCCATGAAATATTACACTTTAAATATAAAAAATAA